One Trichomycterus rosablanca isolate fTriRos1 chromosome 23, fTriRos1.hap1, whole genome shotgun sequence genomic window carries:
- the LOC134301204 gene encoding zinc fingers and homeoboxes protein 1-like — translation MSSRRKSTTPCMVLPSDVLEQDPDMEILTGQEGVQFAAEGPTEGVIVPLETEGEHEDMSSHPTAKRPAVEQSVSDLTVVASIQAETEDIEDPSVTGISLSKTPIMKRKPEPKKIAVSLKGTDETDAFIESEGDLEPLEASVLGSSMTEMTNPILAESAKPGVFVSISNISSAEQKKPVVNPATVLPAGLAQVLSALQAHQTAHAQLLIPVSSIPTYNAAMDSNALLVNTYKKFPYPSVSEIIGLAAQTKFSEEQIKIWFSAQRLKHGVSWTPEEVEEARRKQFNGTVHTVPQTITVIPAHHLSATNGLQSILQTCQIVGQPGLVLTQVGAANSLPGTTPITLTVAGLPHQNQASKSATSQSSSALSETKRATTVQPPSLTPQESSVLSADHFGLRPKKSKEQLAELKASYMKNHFASDAEIARLMKLTNLTKGEIKKWFSDTRYNQRNSKNSHFSILHESSRGNSSSATIVIDSSDETPQSPSPVKEKETRKTWNTFPDFTLQKFKEKTPEQLVILEESFQTCDTPSDEELSRLRAETKLTRREIDAWFTEKRKTPAGELSEQRTEEADVKKLSQSPSGGRKLPREKLKKTPEQLHLLKSAFIHSQWPTAEEYDQLAEETGLPRSYIVNWFGDTRYSWKNGNLKWFFCYQSGNIEGVNGNKGRKRRIRNRGWGRSRNRRSRKSTGSEKSPQIKFKTGKEFLKEYYLKHNFLNEQDLDELVAKSNMSYEQVREWFAEVARKVDMGADPFEDNKGNEHEKESEGENEMTVEEQGPSTAGDDCEDEDTDDSDTWEPPHSVRKTLSGSEDH, via the exons ATGTCGAGCAGAAGGAAATCAACCACCCCCTGCATGGTACTTCCCTCAGATGTACTGGAACAGGATCCAGACATGGAGATCCTTACAGGGCAGGAGGGAGTTCAATTTGCTGCTGAAGGCCCTACAGAGGGTGTGATAGTCCCATTGGAAACTGAAGGAG agCATGAGGACATGTCAAGCCACCCCACAGCCAAACGCCCTGCTGTAGAGCAGTCAGTTTCTGATCTGACTGTCGTAGCAAGTATCCAGGCAGAGACGGAAGACATTGAAGACCCCTCTGTCACTGGTATCTCTCTTAGCAAAACACCTATCATGAAAAGAAAGCCAGAACCTAAAAAAATAGCTGTCTCTCTCAAAGGGACAGACGAGACTGATGCATTTATAGAAAGTGAAGGGGATCTAGAACCCTTGGAAGCATCTGTTTTGGGTTCCTCTATGACAGAAATGACAAACCCAATTCTTGCTGAGTCAGCAAAGCCTGGTGTGTTTGTCAGCATTTCCAATATATCATCTGCTGAGCAGAAGAAGCCAGTTGTGAACCCTGCCACTGTGCTTCCTGCTGGCCTGGCTCAGGTTTTATCAGCCTTACAGGCCCACCAGACTGCTCATGCTCAGCTCTTGATCCCAGTGAGCAGCATTCCTACTTACAATGCAGCCATGGACTCTAATGCACTCCTGGTTAATACCTACAAGAAGTTCCCCTACCCATCTGTGTCTGAGATCATAGGCTTGGCAGCTCAGACCAAGTTCAGTGAGGAGCAGATCAAGATCTGGTTCTCTGCTCAGCGTTTAAAGCATGGTGTGAGCTGGACACCTGAGGAGGTTGAAGAAGCTAGAAGAAAACAGTTTAATGGCACGGTCCACACGGTGCCCCAGACTATTACAGTCATTCCAGCCCACCATCTCTCTGCCACCAATGGTCTCCAGTCAATCCTTCAGACTTGCCAAATTGTAGGACAACCAGGTCTAGTTTTGACACAAGTGGGTGCAGCAAACAGCTTGCCAGGCACCACTCCTATCACCCTGACTGTTGCAGGATTGCCACATCAGAACCAGGCATCCAAAAGTGCAACCAGTCAATCAAGCTCGGCTCTTAGTGAAACAAAGAGAGCCACAACGGTCCAGCCTCCTTCACTGACTCCCCAGGAGAGCTCTGTCCTCAGTGCCGATCATTTTGGTTTGCGCCCAAAAAAATCAAAGGAGCAGCTAGCTGAGCTGAAAGCCAGCTACATGAAAAACCACTTTGCCAGTGATGCAGAAATCGCCAGGCTTATGAAGCTGACCAACCTCACCAAGGGTGAGATCAAGAAGTGGTTTAGTGATACACGGTACAACCAGCGCAACTCCAAAAACAGCCATTTTAGCATCTTGCATGAAAGCAGCAGAGGCAACAGCAGCAGTGCCACCATTGTTATTGATTCCAGTGATGAGACCCCACAGTCCCCATCACCAGTTAAAGAGAAGGAGACGCGCAAGACCTGGAACACATTTCCAGACTTCACTTTGCAGAAGTTTAAGGAGAAGACGCCAGAGCAGCTGGTGATATTAGAGGAGAGTTTTCAGACCTGTGACACCCCTTCAGACGAAGAGCTGAGTCGCTTAAGGGCTGAAACAAAGCTTACTAGGAGAGAGATTGATGCTTGGTTTACAGAAAAGAGGAAAACCCCTGCTGGAGAGTTATCTGAGCAGAGAACTGAAGAAGCAGATGTTAAAAAACTAAGCCAGAGTCCATCTGGAGGCAGAAAGTTGCCCAGGGAGAAGTTGAAAAAGACCCCAGAACAGCTGCACCTCCTCAAGAGTGCCTTTATACACAGCCAGTGGCCAACCGCTGAGGAATACGACCAGCTTGCTGAGGAAACTGGACTACCCCGGTCCTACATTGTCAATTGGTTTGGAGACACAAGATATTCCTGGAAGAATGGAAACCTTAAATGGTTCTTCTGTTACCAGAGTGGAAACATTGAGGGTGTGAATGGCAACAAGGGCAGGAAGCGGCGAATTCGGAACCGAGGCTGGGGAAGGTCTCGCAACAGGAGGTCCAGAAAATCCACTGGTTCAGAGAAGTCGCCACAGATAAAGTTTAAGACCGGGAAGGAGTTTCTTAAGGAGTACTATCTGAAGCACAATTTTTTGAATGAGCAGGATCTGGATGAGCTTGTTGCCAAGTCTAACATGAGCTACGAGCAAGTCAGGGAGTGGTTTGCAGAGGTTGCCAGAAAAGTTGATATGGGTGCAGATCCTTTTGAAGACAACAAGGGCAACGAGCATGAAAAGGAATCGGAGGGGGAGAATGAGATGACGGTTGAGGAGCAAGGACCCTCTACTGCTGGTGATGATTGTGAGGATGAGGATACTGATGACAGTGACACTTGGGAGCCCCCACATAGTGTTAGAAAAACCTTATCAGGATCTGAGGATCATTAA
- the LOC134300851 gene encoding ATPase family AAA domain-containing protein 2-like, whose amino-acid sequence MVMLRRSSGGAEGPRRGDVDMDSSSEFLSLRRSVRKSARLNSGLDHSYSSTGNSPPHDYVSAKDESSLAKGVIKTRGQTDKQGVSFADSEKSNQSPEKEEKSMTHIRKSQRLQKDEEKSGDEINVVDEIDRAPASESLRARLRERKVDSAVRRSSRITKYKFDARDQSVLYDRLITNTAEAVLQKMDDMQKMRRRLRSRDSNEEDLMRYSGSKRKRTTRSTEKTVEETPDEQENGHDEFSEQEEDNEDEEGIREEEDHDEGDDVDDDEEEEDDNQKRYEFRQRKAVVRYQAPLEEPRKQSIFFRRHSTPTRRRYAFSTTGPRSPYSRRRSSRRRHAIHSSDSTSSSSSSSSDDEKFERRRIKSRNRSTNRCLPMNLRKDDLLGLHKDRIKIGASLADVDPMTIDQTVRFDSIGGLNRHISALKEMVVFPLLYPEVFERFKIQPPRGCLFYGPPGTGKTLVARALANECSQGEKKVSFFMRKGADCLSKWVGESERQLRLLFDQAYQMRPSIIFFDEIDGIAPVRSSRQDQIHSSIVSTLLALMDGLDSRGEVVVIGATNRLDSIDPALRRPGRFDREFLFSLPDREARKDILKIHVREWNPQPSNAFLEELADKCVGYCGADIKAVCAEAALCALRRRYPQIYTSSQKLLLDVSSINVEGRDFLSAMRKIVPASQRAVASPAKALTPVIQPLLANTLNNALKALQKVFPHMEQGIKKKKKDNDGVTGVLDDLLHSDDEASSICTSNPAQANAGQTKSFLLLTRSAVQEPTTFRPRLLLCGDPGSGQSTHLGPAVLHTLEKFTVYTLDMAVLFGVSTTSPEEACAQLFCEAKRTAPSILYIPHMQRWWDTVSLALKATFLSLLQDIPSFSPILLLATCSLSYSSLYPEVQDLFRLEYGEVFNVPLPSEEERRRFFGDLILNQAAKPPASKREAVLRALEVLPVAPPPSPRQLSEQEQQKLEEQEEDTLRELRLFLRDVTNRLAQDKRFKAFTRPVDTEEVPDYTTVIKQPMDLSTVLAKIDLHKYVTVKDYLHDMDLIWKNALEYNPDKDPSDRLIRHRACALKDTVHAIIKDELDEEFEKICVEIRESRNKRGCTTSRYTPTYYHVLPKVSAYSEPKTTDCGASKETDLVSPTVTTPKQPGTQKKKRRRRLWSNGFVRKKKSSHSHSKDTNEAESDEEEEEDEDEIRKIAENEEGDSKENDLESEPMHVENKKDDTTSAKDSNGPVSSVSQNGCVGSEEEEHFGTSSGDGVLTEKTSPVVNGESREGGEVDLVKIVDDKRGELSVKEDAGIEKGIRRMTRGLRMQAQQQQVLNADTAMKILEHRSQPLIVDRSKLKELLQKVIVKTEGHEVDRLEKLYALLCQSIYRHRKDYDKTALIQEMSKEVEEFL is encoded by the exons ATGGTGATGTTACGGAGGTCTAGCGGTGGAGCGGAGGGACCGAGGCGGGGGGATGTGGACATGGACTCGAGCTCAGAGTTTCTGTCTCTGCGGCGCTCTGTGAGAAAGTCCGCCCGGCTCAACAGCGGCCTGGACCACAGTTACAGCAGCACTGGGAACAGCCCGCCTCAC gaTTATGTGTCTGCCAAGGATGAAAGCAGCTTGGCCAAAGGTGTCATAAAGACCAGAGGCCAAACAGACAAACAAGGTGTATCTTTTGCAGATAGTGAAAAATCAAACCAGTCTCctgaaaaagaggagaaaagcaTGACTCATATAAG gaaaTCCCAAAGGTTGCAGAAGGATGAAGAGAAGTCTGGTGACGAGATTAATG TCGTAGATGAAATTGACCGGGCACCAGCTTCCGAGAGTCTTCGTGCCAGGTTACGAGAGAGGAAGGTGGATAGCGCTGTCAGACGCAGCTCCAGAATCACCAAATACAAGTTTGATGCCAGGGACCAGTCTGTCCTGTATGACAGGCTCATCACCAA CACGGCTGAGGCCGTTCTTCAAAAAATGGACGACATGCAGAAGATGCGAAGGAGGCTGAGGAGCAGAGACTCTAATGAAGAG GATCTCATGAGGTACTCTGGATCTAAGAGGAAGAGGACCACACGATCCACAGAGAAAACAGTTGAGGAGACTCCTGATGAGCAAGAGAACGGTCATGATG aATTTAGTGAACAAGAGGAGGATAATGAAGACGAGGAAGGAATAAGAGAGGAGGAAGACCATGATGAGGGAGATGATgtggatgatgatgaggaggaggaagacGACAATCAAAAACGCTATGAATTCAGACAGAGAAAAGCTGTTGTACGCTACCAAGCTCCTCTTGAAG AGCCGAGGAAGCAGAGTATATTTTTCCGCCGGCACTCTACCCCAACCAGGCGGAGGTACGCTTTCAGCACCACAGGGCCACGCAGCCCGTACAGCAGACGAAGAAGCAGCAG ACGGAGACATGCCATCCACAGTAGCGACTCGACCTCATCCTCGTCGTCTTCATCATCTGATGATGAGAAGTTTGAGAGACGTAGAATTAAGTCTCGGAACAGGTCAACAAACAG ATGCCTTCCAATGAATTTACGGAAAGACGATTTGTTAGGACTCCACAAAGACAGAATCAAGATCGGAGCAAGCCTCGCAGATGTTGATCCAATGACAATTGACCAGACG GTGCGCTTTGACAGTATTGGTGGTTTGAACAGACATATCTCGGCTCTAAAGGAGATGGTCGTGTTTCCTCTGCTGTACCCTGAAGTCTTTGAACGGTTTAAGATTCAGCCTCCAAG AGGCTGTCTGTTTTACGGGCCTCCTGGTACAGGGAAGACCCTGGTTGCGCGGGCCCTGGCCAACGAGTGCAGCCAGGGTGAGAAAAAGGTTTCCTTTTTCATGAGGAAAGGAGCAGACTGCCTCAGCAAGTGGGTGGGAGAGTCCGAGAGACAGCTTAGACTTCTCTTTGATCAG GCGTACCAGATGCGTCCCTCCATTATTTTTTTTGATGAGATAGATGGGATTGCACCAGTTCGATCCAGCAGGCAGGATCAGATCCACAG CTCCATAGTGTCCACACTGCTGGCTTTAATGGATGGTTTGGACAGTCGTGGTGAGGTGGTCGTCATCGGTGCCACTAACCGGCTGGACTCTATAGACCCTGCACTTAGACGACCTGGACGCTTTGACAGGGAGTTTCTCTTTAGTCTTCCAGATAGAGAG gCTCGCAAAGACATTTTAAAGATTCATGTGAGAGAATGGAATCCGCAGCCATCCAATGCTTTTCTTGAAGAACTGGCGGACAAGTGTGTTG GTTACTGTGGGGCGGACATTAAAGCAGTGTGTGCAGAAGCGGCCTTGTGTGCCCTGCGCCGCCGCTACCCTCAGATCTACACCTCCTCTCAGAAGCTCCTCCTGGATGTTTCATCCATCAACGTGGAAGGCCGTGACTTCCTCTCTGCCATGAGGAAGATTGTACCTGCTTCACAAAGAGCTGTGGCTTCTCCTGCCAAAGCTTTAACACCGGTCATTCAACCCTTGCTGGCTAACACGCTCAACAATGCATTAAAGGCCCTGCAGAAAGTTTTTCCTCACATGGAGCAGGGCatcaagaagaagaagaaagacaATG ATGGAGTGACTGGGGTTCTTGACGACCTGTTACACAGTGATGACGAGGCATCGTCTATTTGCACTAGTAACCCCGCTCAGGCAAATGCAGGCCAAACTAAATCCTTTCTCCTTTTGACCAG AAGTGCTGTCCAGGAGCCAACCACATTCAGACCCAGGCTGCTGCTTTGTGGAGATCCGGGCTCAGGTCAGAGTACACACCTGGGTCCTGCCGTGCTTCACACTTTAGAGAAGTTTACTGTCTACACACTAGACATGGCGGTGCTGTTTGGAGTCAGCACTACCAGTCCTGAGGAGGCCTGTGCACAG TTGTTCTGCGAGGCTAAAAGAACTGCCCCCAGCATTCTGTATATACCTCACATGCAGCGCTGGTGGGACACGGTGAGCTTGGCACTCAAGGCCACCTTTCTCAGCCTTCTACAGGACATCCCTTCCTTCTCGCCAATTCTCCTTCTCGCTACCTGTAGCCTGTCCTATTCCAGCCTCTACCCAGAG GTGCAGGATTTGTTTCGTTTAGAGTACGGGGAAGTGTTCAACGTCCCGCTTCCCAGTGAGGAAGAGAGACGGAGATTCTTTGGGGATCTTATTCTAAATCAAGCTGCCAAACCCCCTGCATCTAAGAGAGAAGCAG TGCTCCGGGCCCTGGAGGTTCTCCCGGTGGCCCCTCCACCTTCTCCTCGCCAGCTTTCTGAACAAGAGCAGCAGAAGCTAGAGGAACAGGAAGAAGACACTCTCAGGGAACTTCGGCTGTTCCTGCGTGATGTCACTAACCGGCTTGCACAGGACAAGCGCTTTAAAGCTTTCACTAGGCCAGTGGATACAGAGGAG GTTCCTGATTACACTACAGTTATTAAACAGCCCATGGACCTGTCTACAGTTCTGGCTAAAATAGACCTGCACAAATATGTTACTGTAAAAGACTACCTTCATGATATGGACCTGATCTGGAAGAATGCTCTGGAGTACAATCCAGACAAAGATCCATCAG ATCGTCTGATCAGGCACCGTGCCTGCGCACTTAAGGACACTGTTCATGCCATTATTAAAGATGAACTGGATGAAGAGTTTGAGAAGATCTGTGTTGAGATCAGGGAGTCTCGCAATAAACGAG GGTGCACTACCTCAAGGTATACCCCAACCTATTACCACGTTCTGCCTAAAGTCTCAGCATACTCAGAGCCAAAGACTACCGACTGTGGAGCCTCAAAAGAAACAGATCTTGTTTCACCAACAGTCACTACACCAAAACAACCTG GCACCCAAAAGAAAAAGAGACGCAGGAGGTTGTGGAGCAACGGCTTCGTCCGCAAAAAGAAATCCTCACATTCACACTCCAAAGACACGAATGAAGCCGAGTCGGAcgaagaggaggaagaggatgaAGATGAAATCAGAAAGATTGCAGAAAATGAGGAAGGTGACAGTAAAGAAAATGATTTGGAATCTGAACCGATGCATGTAGAGAATAAGAAAGATGACACTACTTCAGCCAAAGACAGCAATGGACCAGTTTCCTCGGTCAGCCAGAATGGATGTGTTGGCAGTGAGGAAGAAGAGCACTTCGGTACCAGTTCTGGAGATGGAGTATTGACCGAAAAAACTTCTCCTGTTGTTAATGGAGAGAGTAGAGAGGGCGGTGAGGTGGATCTAGTGAAGATTGTTGATGATAAGAGGGGGGAGCTGAGTGTGAAGGAGGATGCAGGGATAG AAAAGGGGATAAGACGCATGACCAGAGGCTTAAGAATGCAGGCTCAGCAGCAGCAGGTCCTCAATGCTGACACTGCCATGAAGATCTTGGAGCACAGGAGCCAGCCACTAATCGTAGATCGAAGCAAGCTAAAG GAGCTATTACAGAAAGTGATTGTGAAGACGGAGGGGCATGAGGTGGACCGTCTGGAGAAGCTTTACGCTCTTCTGTGCCAGAGCATTTACAGACATAGGAAAGATTATGACAAGACTGCACTTATACAG gAGATGTCAAAGGAAGTGGAAGAGTTTTTATGA
- the psma2a gene encoding proteasome subunit alpha type-2 isoform X1 — MAERGYSFSLTTFSPSGKLVQIEYALAAVAAGAPSVGIKASNGVVLATEKKQKSILYDEQSVHKVEPITKHIGIVYSGMGPDYRVLVRRARKLAQQYFLVYQEPIPTGQLVQRVASVMQEYTQSGGVRPFGVSLLIAGWDVDRPYLFQSDPSGAYFAWKATAMGKNYVNGKTFLEKRYNEDLELEDAIHTAILTLKESFEGQMTEDNIEVGICNEAGFKRLTPAEVKDYLAAIA; from the exons ATGGCAGAAAGAGGCTACAGTTTCTCTCTAACTACATTTAG ccCTTCAGGGAAGCTGGTTCAGATTGAATATGCTCTGGCAGCTGTTGCAGCAGGTGCTCCCTCAGTGGGAATTAAAG CTTCAAACGGTGTTGTGTTAGCAACAGAGAAGAAGCAGAAGTCTATACTGTATGATGAACAAAGCGTCCACAAAGTAGAACCCATAACCAAACACATTGGTATAGTGTACAGTGGTATGGGTCCAGACTACAG AGTTTTGGTGAGGAGAGCAAGAAAGCTTGCCCAACAGTATTTCCTGGTTTACCAAGAGCCCATTCCCACAGGTCAGCTTGTGCAGAGGGTGGCTTCAGTTATGCAGGAGtacacacaatcagg AGGTGTTCGCCCATTTGGTGTGTCTCTCTTAATTGCCGGCTGGGATGTGGACCGTCCATATCTTTTCCAGTCTGATCCCTCG GGTGCGTACTTTGCGTGGAAGGCCACAGCTATGGGAAAGAACTATGTGAATGGGAAGACTTTCTTAGAGAAAAg ATACAACGAGGATCTTGAACTAGAAGATGCTATTCACACAGCTATTCTGACCCTTAAG GAAAGCTTTGAAGGTCAGATGACCGAGGACAACATTGAGGTTGGAATCTGTAATGAGGCTGGCTTTAAGAGACTGACTCCTGCTGAAGTGAAAGACTACCTAGCTGCTATTGCATAA
- the mrpl32 gene encoding 39S ribosomal protein L32, mitochondrial, whose product MALTRFTRFLTKSLQQLESSLIQAAGFDRSLGPALAVQGASLLPQPQSISDDSSTEPSFLDSIFWMAAPKKRRTIEVNRCRRRNPNKLIEVKTNIEPCPECGNLKQKHILCGFCYEKVRKETAMIRKQIEIKEGRPHNAPVVETIVLYENESPSDADKGKRIIERSRKRPSWFNL is encoded by the exons ATGGCGTTAACACGTTTTACGCGATTTCTCACAAAATCCTTGCAACAGCTGGAGTCCAGTTTAATACAAGCTGCAGGATTTGACAGGAGTTTAG gtcCGGCTCTGGCAGTTCAGGGTGCCAGTCTTCTACCACAACCTCAGTCCATCAGCGATGACAGCAGCACTGAGCCCAGTTTTCTGGACAGCATTTTCTGGATGGCAGCACCCAAAAAGAGACGCACCATAGAAGTGAATCGCTGCAGAAGACGGAACCCAAATAAACTGATTGAAGTCAAG ACGAATATTgagccctgtccagagtgtggGAACCTAAAACAGAAGCATATTCTTTGTGGGTTCTGCTATGAGAAGGTTCGAAAGGAGACGGCCATGATAAGAAAGCAGATTGAAATTAAGGAAGGACGTCCTCACAATGCGCCGGTGGTGGAGACCATAGTTTTGTACGAGAATGAAAGTCCTAGTGATGCAGACAAGGGAAAGAGAATAATAGAGCGTAGCAGAAAACGTCCCTCCTGGTTTAATCTGTGA
- the psma2a gene encoding proteasome subunit alpha type-2 isoform X2 → MRRHSVHPSGKLVQIEYALAAVAAGAPSVGIKASNGVVLATEKKQKSILYDEQSVHKVEPITKHIGIVYSGMGPDYRVLVRRARKLAQQYFLVYQEPIPTGQLVQRVASVMQEYTQSGGVRPFGVSLLIAGWDVDRPYLFQSDPSGAYFAWKATAMGKNYVNGKTFLEKRYNEDLELEDAIHTAILTLKESFEGQMTEDNIEVGICNEAGFKRLTPAEVKDYLAAIA, encoded by the exons aTGCGAAGACATTCTGTACA ccCTTCAGGGAAGCTGGTTCAGATTGAATATGCTCTGGCAGCTGTTGCAGCAGGTGCTCCCTCAGTGGGAATTAAAG CTTCAAACGGTGTTGTGTTAGCAACAGAGAAGAAGCAGAAGTCTATACTGTATGATGAACAAAGCGTCCACAAAGTAGAACCCATAACCAAACACATTGGTATAGTGTACAGTGGTATGGGTCCAGACTACAG AGTTTTGGTGAGGAGAGCAAGAAAGCTTGCCCAACAGTATTTCCTGGTTTACCAAGAGCCCATTCCCACAGGTCAGCTTGTGCAGAGGGTGGCTTCAGTTATGCAGGAGtacacacaatcagg AGGTGTTCGCCCATTTGGTGTGTCTCTCTTAATTGCCGGCTGGGATGTGGACCGTCCATATCTTTTCCAGTCTGATCCCTCG GGTGCGTACTTTGCGTGGAAGGCCACAGCTATGGGAAAGAACTATGTGAATGGGAAGACTTTCTTAGAGAAAAg ATACAACGAGGATCTTGAACTAGAAGATGCTATTCACACAGCTATTCTGACCCTTAAG GAAAGCTTTGAAGGTCAGATGACCGAGGACAACATTGAGGTTGGAATCTGTAATGAGGCTGGCTTTAAGAGACTGACTCCTGCTGAAGTGAAAGACTACCTAGCTGCTATTGCATAA